TCAAAATCTCTCATTTGCTTTAGTCATTCATCCTAACAAAGACTTAAAGTTCCCATTTTGATCTGAACAAGAAACAGAACAATCATAACTGTCTGAACCAAAATGTCTAAAAAGCTCGAACCTTTTCATTATTAATCTAAACACACGAACCTTATGTTCCTCGAATTCACACTCGTACTCATCATCAGAGAACTGTTCCGCAGTGTACCCGATGAAACGACGACATATCTGGCCGTAGGACAAACCTTTGACAACATCACCACTAGAGATCGGAGCACCAACGATATGATAAGACCTGCATAAAGATGGGTTTCTCGGTAGAGAGCGAGTGGGGAGCTTGGTGGCCTGCCACAGGAAGAAGCTTATTCGTTTGGTGAAACGCATTCTAGAAATCGAATTGGACGATGAGGCATGGTTCTCTCAACCTCGCCGTCTTCAATTCGCTTGCTTTTCAGGCAAAAGGTGGTTACTTTCTGCTTGGCTTAGTTCCCAACTCAAATGGGTTCTTCTCTCCCAGACAGAGATTGTTGGGTCTCTCTCGCTTCGGATCTCTAGTTTctatgggtttagggtttatggacTTTGTTGTTCTTGTCTTGTCTTATcgagtttttttattattattatttttgtttcacagaaaaatatagaattatCACATACTATATCAACTATTGGTTCTAAAATTTAGGAATGATTAGAAAAATTAATCTCTgtctaatcaaaaaaaaaattatactagtatttatattgtaaataaattatataaataatactaatttagtttttttttggcaacctctaatttagttatattgcaaaaattagtattttttttttgttatttcataatCACTTATCAGGTTATTATACCACTATCTCATTTTCTCAAAAACCATGTGGAAGCACATTTAAATCAACACcataaatattgtatatttttgaatctgtTTTTCTGCTAATGTATATGTTATAAATATGGCATCATCAAACTTTATTAGATTTTTGGAATATCACATTTTACAAAGTATAAGAGCTTTATACACAACTTCGTTTAAGACCATATCATTCTCATTCTGGTCTGTAAGAAACGTAAGCTCCTAGGGCAAAGATAACAAAGGCAGACACTCCTACattcatcatcaacttcttctcTTCACTTGTTATTTCTCTTCCCCTTATTTTCTCCATTATTCCTTTTCCTGTTTTATTTTCTTCCAGAACCGAGTCACTTagtttttctttcatcttctcttttcttACAAATTCATCCATAGATTTCTTATCCTGGATCTTCTTCTCTAGTGCAGCTTCTTCCAACAGCTTCTCATTTGACATAGCTGCTTCTTGAAGCCTCCTTGCTTCAGCCATCTCTTTTGCTTTTGCTTCTTCTTGCAACCTCCTTGCCTCGGCCTTCTCTTTTGCTATAGCTTCTGCTTGAAGCCTCCTTGCTTCATCCATCTCTTTTGCTTTTGCTTCTTCTTGCAACCTCCTTGCCTCGGCCTTCTCTTTTGCTACAACTTCTTCTTGAAGCCTCCTTGCCTCAGCCATCTCTTTTGCTTTTGCTTCTTCTTGCAACCTCCTTGCCTCAGCCTTCTCTTTTGCTATAGCTGCTTCTTGCACCCTCCTTGCCTCAGCCTTCTCTTTTGCTATAGCTTCTTCTTGCAGCTTCTTTGCCTCAGCCATCTCTTTTGCTTTAGCTTCTTCTTGAAGCTTCCTAAGTATTCCCTCTTTCTCTTCcaaaagcttcttcttcttctcagccTCTGCTTCCTTCTCTTTCCTAGTAGATTCCTCCAACAACCTCTTCTCCTCTAGCTTCTCCACCTTATCAGCCATAGTTTTAGAAGTTTCTGGAAGATTAGGCATCTTTGTAATCGTCTCCTTAGGCATGGTGATTGTTAACGTGTTGTTATTGAAGCTCCCATGGATCTTATTTGCTAGACAATTCTGAGGAACATTGAATACTTTGTTGAAACGGCTCCATTTCCGACCAGCCAGGGGACGTTCTCCGGTGACTCTTATCATCGTCGAGGCGTGCACATACATTACCTTTATTTGCTCCTTTGTAAAACCTTTAAAAAACAATTCACATCAGAACCATACCATTACAACTAGTTAAATATAAGTAGTTATTTTGTATACCAACCTGGAAGATCAATGGTGAATAGAATGGCTTCAGGTTGGTCTTTCCAATCAGATTTAGGGACAAAATCTTTATACTGAACCTCTAAGCCTGTTCCTCTCGGTTGCTGTCTTGCTGCCATTAATTAACTTTCTGAATTGGTTGTTTTGTCTGAGAGCTTTGAGCATATCCATTAGGGTTTATTCCTCTGCATTTAAATAAGACCTCAATCTCTACAATACTTGGCCATTTTCTCATGCATTATGCAATTGATATTACCTAGTTTTGAGGCCATGTCTTCATCCAAAATCTCTTCTTTCGTCTCAGATCATCATCATTTGTTCTCTAACAAAGAAAGCATAATATGTTTGCTTTCTTTACAAGTTTATATCTTGTGTTCCCCAATAACATCAGTTAAGGAGATGTACCATTAGCGTTCACTACGTTCAATATAAagaatatatagttttaaagcaGAGAATTGTCCTTACTCTTGAGTTTAAATAGAAGAACTTATATGTTCCAGGTTGCAATAACACCCATAACATGATACATTAATTGATTGATTGGTGACTAAAAATTAAGCATGGTTAGAGAAATTGAGATATGCATTAGGACGAGCAAAGacttaaacacacacaaaacaagaGTAGTTTCAACAGAAAAATACTATTTGAATGTTTAGATATTCATTAATGGAAATTCATCATACTAAATTTAGTCAcagaatatttaatatatttaattatttcaaaattaaaataactatttttttttcaaaaatattctgTTTCTATAAAATCTTTAAATGTCCTTTATTTTAGACCTAAATGtctatttaatttttactaaaaacatgttataatttgtttatcaattaaatattttcgtcagaattattataaataaatactttacaaatttttgtaatatatattttagcaaccaatataatatatttataaaagtgatattattaacatatcatgtttttaaaaaaaataaagttttatctAAAGTTGCGTTTTAAAAATGTAGGTTAGAATCTAGTATCAAAATCAAAGAGGAAATCTCCTTCCATTCAagtaaaaagaacaaaacaccAAACTTCATTACCACCAAGTACAGATTCCCACCATATTTAAAAGAAGTTTTGTACAGAATGATTCTCCTAATGTATATGTTAATAGCATCTTTTTGTGCCAATGTAAATATGACATCACCAAACTTTATTAAAATTCAGAATGTATATCACAGTTCTAAATTATAAGAACAACCCGaagataaacataaaaaaataagaaacgtAAGCTCCAAGAACAACCACTCCTATATTAACCATCAACTTCTTTTCCATTATCTCTTTTCatgtcttctcttttcttcttccccAAGTAACCTAGTTTTTCTTCTGCTGATTTTCACGTTCTCGCTTGCTCCCCCAGATACATGTTTGGTCCCAGCACCATGATCGCATTTTGTATAGTCCAGTTTTCGAGGCTTTCTCCAGTTCTGAAGGCTTCCTGTCTTTTGCCGGCATTAGTATCTTCTCTTTTCTTACAGATTCAACCACAGACTTGTTCTTCTGGATCTTATTCTCTAGTGCAGCTTCTTCTACAAGCTTCTCTTTTGTTGTAGCTTCTTCTTGGACCTTCCTCGCCTCAGCTTTCTCTTTTTCAATAGCTTCTTCTTGAAGTCTCCTCGCCTCAGCCATCTCTTTTGTTTTAGTTGCTTGTTCAAGTTTTCTTGCCTCGACCATCTCTTTTGCTCTAGTTTCTTCTTGAAGCCTCTTTGCCTCAGCTCTCTCTTGAAGCTTCTTCGCCGTAGCCAtttcttttgcttttgcttCTTCTTGAAGCCTTTTTGCCTCGGCCATCTCTTTTGCGTTAGCTTCTTCTTGAAGCCTTCTTGCTTCAGCTCTCTGTTTTGCTATAATTGCTCCTTGAAGCTTCCTCGCCTCAGCCATCTCTTTTGCTTTAGCTGCTTCTTGAAGCTTCCTTGCATCGGCCCTCTCTTTTGCTATAGTTTCTTCTTGGAGCTTTCTTTCTTCAGCCATTTCTTTTGCTTTTGCCTCTTGAAGTTTCTTTGCCTCAGCAATCTCATTTTCTTTAGCTATTTCTTGCAGCCTCCTTGCCTCAGCTTTCTCTTCTTCTATAGCTTTTTCTAGAAGCCTCCTTGCCTCAGCCATCTCTTTTGCTATAGCTGCTTCTTGAAGCTTCCTTACCTCAGCTTTCTCTTCTGCTATAGCTTCTTCTAGAAGTTTCCTTGCCTCAGCCAACTCTTTTGCGATAGCTGCTTCTTGAAGCTTCCTCGCCTCAGCCATCTCTTTTATATTTGCTTCTTCTTGAAGCTTCTTTGCCTCGGCCCTCTCTTTTGCTATAGCTGCTTCTTGAAGCCTCATTGATTCAACCAtctcttttgcttcttcttgaAGCTTCCTTGCCTCAACCTCTTTTGCTTTAGCTTCTTCTTGCAGCTTCTTAAGTATGCTCTCTTTCTCTTCcagaagcttcttcttcttctcagcttcttcttcctcttttttccTTTTAGATTCTTCCAACAACCTCTTCTCCTCTAGCTTCTCGACCTTCTCAACCTTCTCAGCCACAGTCTTATAAGTTTCCCAAAGATTAGGCATCTCTATAATCGTTTTCTTAGGCATGGTGATGGTGAGGGAGTTGTTATTGAAGTTCCCATGGATCTTATTTACAAGACAGTTATGTGGAACAGTGAAAACTTCGTTGAAACGGCTCCATCTTCGTGGACCAGCCAGGGGACGTTCTCCTGTGACTCTTAACGTATTCGAGGTGTGCACATATGTGCTCTTTATTTGCTCCTTTGtaaaaccttaaaaaaaaaaacagttcacATCAGAACCATACCACCACAACtagtcaaatatatatatgtataccaaCCTGGAAGATCAATGATGAGAAGAGTGGCTTCACGTTCATCTTTCCAACCATATTTGGGGACAAAATCCAGATACTGAACCTCCAAGCCTGTTCCTCTCGGTTGCTGTCTTGCTGCCGTTAATGGAAATTTCTCTTTTGCTTTTGCTTCTTCTTGAAACTTCCTTCTCTCAGCCATCTCTTTTGTTTTAGCTTCTTCTTGCAGCTTCCTAAGTATTGCCTCTCTCTCTTCATGaagcttctttttcttctcagcctcttcttccttttctttccTTCTAGATTCTTCCAACAACCTCTTCTCGTCTAGCTTCTCAACCTTCTGAACCATAGTTTTAGAAGCTTCTGGAAGATCAGGCATCTTCGTAACCGTCTCCTTAGGCATGGTGATGGTGAGGGAGTTGTTATTGAAGTTCCCATGGATCTTATTTACAAGACAGTTATGTGGAACAGTGAAAACTTCGTTGAAACGGCTCCATCTTCGTGGACCAGCCAGGGGACGTTCTCCTGTGACTCTTAACGTATTCGAGGTGTGCACATATGTGCTCTTTATTTGCTCCTTTGtaaaaccttaaaaaaaaaaaacagttcacATCAGAACCATACCACCACAACtagtcaaatatatatatgtataccaaCCTGGAAGATCAATGATGAGAAGAGTGGCTTCACGTTCATCTTTCCAACCATATTTGGGGACAAAATCCAGATACTGAACCTCCAAGCCTGTTCCTCTCGGTTCCTGTCTTGCTGCCGTTAATGGAAATTTCTCTTTTGCTTTTGCTTCTTCTTGAAACTTCCTTCTCTCAGCCATCTCTTTTGTTTTAGCTTCTTCTTGCAGCTTCCTAAGTATTGCCTCTCTCTCTTCATGaagcttctttttcttctcagcCTCTTCTTCCTTTGCTTTCCTTATAGATTCTTCCAAGAACCTTTTCTCCTCTAGCTTCTCCACTTTCTCATCCCCAGTTTTAGGAGCTTCTGGAAGATCAGGCATCTTCCTAATCGTCTTCTTAGGCATGGTGATGGTGAGGGAGTTGTTATTGAAAGTTCCATAGATCTTATCTACAAGACAGTTAGGTGGAACAGAAAAAACTTCGTTGAAACGGCTCCATCTTCGTGGACCAGCCAGGGGACGTTCTCCTGTGACTTTTAACATCTTCGAGGTGTGCACATACGTTACCTTTATTTGCTCCTTTGTAAAAcctttttagagaaaaaaaacagtttcacATCAGAAACATACCACCAAAACtagtcaaatatatatatgtataccaaCCTGGAAGATCAATGGTGAGAAGAATGGCTTTAGGTTGATTTTTCCATTCAGATTTGGGGACAAAATCCTCATGCTGAACACCTAAGCCTGTTCCTCTCGGCTGCTGTCTTGCTGCCATtaactaaattttgttttttctttctgagCTGGTTGTTTTTGTCCGAGCTTTGAGAATGAATATCCATTATGGTTTATTGCtctgaatatatttaaaaaaaaaactcaatctaCGCAATGCTTAGCCCTTTTCTCTTGCATTATGCAATTGATATTCCTAGTTTTGAGGCAAAAAAAATCTCTTCTTTTGTCTCAGGTCATCCATCATATGTTTATCCTCTTACAAAGAAAGCATAATATGTTTTGCTTTTTCTTTACAAGTTTTATACCTTGTGTTCCCCAATGACCTCAGTTATGGTGATGTACCATTAGTGTCCACAACGTTTTCAATATAAAGATTGTGTAGTTATAGAGCAGAGCTGGAGTTTCAATAGAAGAAACTTTCCAGTTTAAAACATCCAAAAATGTTCCAGGTTTCGCAATAATACACTTACACACATTACATGACACATTGATTGATTGGTGACTAAGAAAATTAAGCACTGTTGGAGAAATTGAAATAATGTCATTAGGACGAGCAAAGTCAAAGATACATTTTAAACATCCAAGACTAGTTCTAAAACAGAGAATCGTCTTAGTTTATAAAGAAGAACTTTCCATTTTAAACATCCAAGAATGTTCCAGGTTGCGACAACACACAGATAACATGGTACATTTCAGGATCTCTTTAGCTAATGCTACAAGAACAAACCTACGCTGCCAAAAGAAACTCTCATGATTAGGTAATAACCGAAAGAATGATCTGATCTTACTCCAAACTTTTGTAGCTTTTCATCTTCTGAAAAACTCGGCTTAGGCTGTAAACAAAAAGTTACCAGAATATGTCAGATTCTCACCATTTTCTCTGGAGAAATCCAAACGGAAGTTTAACTTGTAAATGATGCAGTTTAACTTGTAAATGATGCATACCTTGGGAAGAGAAACAGACAAAGGACTGTGACTAAGCATGGTTTTGTGCTAGCAGCAGAAGCTGACGTTGACCTGtttgcaacaacaacaaaaaaatagttgttaaaaggatctcttaatcttttGTGTCTGAGAGAATAATGCAACGCATGGAACATGAAGCTgtgtagagtttttttttacctaGCGACAATGCTAGCAACAGACTCAGTTTCAAGACCAGAACCATAAGCAAAGAGCGGGTCATAAGGTGAATCTCCATAGCTCATAGGCAACTGCTCCGTGTTTCTGAACCATGTAACAGGAAGCTTCCCACTGAAGCCATGGTCTCCAAAAAGAGCATCAGTGATACCTTGCCCTTCTGTTCCCGGTAACCAAGCTGCAACCAACGCCTCGATGGAAGCAACGTAAGGTTCCATCACAAGCGGTCTGCCTGAAACGACCACAACCACGCATTTGACAGCCTGACAAGTGGAGGTTACGATGGCTGGACCAGGATCCATCATAGTTAGCTTGTCGCTATCTCCAGCTGTCTCTGCATATGGAGGCTCACCAACGGCAATGATCGCGTAAGAAAAGTTGTTCGACTTGATGAACTCAGCACCTGGATTTTGGCTGAAGACAACTTCAGTGCTTTGATCAACAGCTGATTGTATAGCGCCAAGAATTGTAGTTCCTGAAACAAGATGATAGCTATTGTATTAAGAGCTACTAGAGGTCATTACCCAAGCCGAAGTACCTACCTAAATATGAAccgaaaaaaaaacgaaactggatccaaagctatacaaaATTATCTGAACGGGACTTATGAGCTTAATAGTTTGGGGTTCGGTATAACCCGAACCAAAATCTGAATTAGGATTCAAACATAtccaaaattagttaaatatgttaaggtggtttaactaatttttaattagatttgtgaataatttatatattttgaattcattttgtcaaatttttcaggtttaaaaaaaaaaaaatttaggacGATTTCAGGTTACAGTCCGGTTGGTTCGGTTAATCCGAACCCGTTAGTAAAACCCGAATGGGACTTATGAGCATAATACCAAAAATCCGAAAATCAACCAAACCGAAACCAACCAAGCCTAGCATAAACAGTCATCATAGTCAAAGATGATAGCACTAGTTACCCCTTGTGTTCTTGTTGCCGCTCAACCCTTGCCAAGTTATGGACCAACCACCACATTGGTAACCTAAATTATCAGCATGAGTACCAGCAACAAGGATCTTTGAAGCCTTCCTTGGAAGTGGGAGCATAGGATTAGTTTTGTTCCCGTTTTTCAGCAGCACAAGAGACTTCCTAACAGCCTCCCTTGCCAAGTCTCTATGTGCCTAATAGAGTTTGAGAACATTAATACTTTGCTCAGGGAATAATAATACTCAAAGCAAGCAACTGACCTGGCTTCCTAGTTCATTTGAAAAGCTGTAATCAGCCAAAGGGTTCTCAAAGAGACCCATGGTGAACTTGACAAGGAGGATTCTGCTGACAGCATCATCAATCCGTGTGATGGGGATTGCTTTGCTCTTCACCAAGGAGAGAAGATCATTGATGAACTCGTTGAAGTTGAAAGGGACCATGACCTGCAATATTATTTCAGATAATGagtaaaattttctttataatcaATGCAAAGAGTGTCTGTGAAGTTTGGAAACACTAAGACCATGTCAATGCCAGCCTGGATTGCAGCTCGGACAGAAGCTGTGTAGTTAGAATGCGGCGGTGATGATATCTTATCAACGCCTTGCCAATCCGAAATAACAAAACCCTGCACACATCACAGACAAGATAAGTTGGAGTTAACCCCTAAAGCACGCCAATGAAGCCATGGATAACCCCTAAAGCACGCCAATGAAGCCATGGATATGGATGAGGAGGAAAAGAGTAAACAGACCTTAAACCTAAGGGTACCTTTCAGATACCCTGTAATGAGCTCAGTATTGGCATGCATCTTCTCACCATTCCAGCTAGAATAAGAAACCATCACAGTGGAAACGCCTTTGTAAATTGCATCAGCGTAAGCAGGCATGTGAATGCTGAGAAGACCGTGTAGATCAGTCACTGTGTTGTTCTCGTTGACTCCTCTGGTTGTCCCACCATCTCCCACATAATGCTTGGCACACGCTGCAACTTTATCCCTAtaatcaaaaattcaaaatgaacATAAGTCTCTCATATCAATCACACTTTAAATTTAGTTGGAAACAGCCTTTTACCTTCCACCAACGAATGGAACTCCGTGGTTATAGTTGGAAGGAGGCTCTCCTTGTAAACCAAGTATGACATCAGTCATGTCTTCCACAACTTTGTGATCCTCGCTGTAGCTCTCATAACACCTACCCCATCTAGGATCTCTACAAACCTTTAAAACAAGCGAGTAAGTAACAACTTTCTAATTAAAAAAACGTCCAAAAGTAAACAATGAAGATAGAAATATTTACTGCAATGCAAGGAGCAAAGGTGTATGGAATCCCAGTGGCTCTGACTTCGACTGCAGTTGCTGCTCCAATCCTCTTTACCAGGTCAGGATccctgtgaaaaaaaaaactcaaatctatCAGCAGAAGAAACATGCAGAATCAACCAAGTGTTAATTAGCAGCACTTGCCTGGTGGCTCCAAGACCAACATTGTGAGGGAAGATGGTAGCGTTGTAGACATTGTTATGGCCGTGAACGGCATCAATGCCATATATCATAGGAATGCCCAGACGGCTAACAAGAGCTCCCTTTTGATATTCGTTTATCATATCAACCCAATTCTGAGCAGTTGCCTGAGGGAGTGGAGAACTCCCACCACCACTCAATACACTTCCTgtacataacaaaaaaaaacatctttagtTTTCAAGTGTTCACACTGTACATACACTCAAGTATTTTAAGCATGAATCAAATAAACTAGCCAACCAAATTATcagacttttttaaaaatataattcaagaaatatgttttgttttgggcATACCGATGAAGTAATCTCTCATTACGTTGATAGTGGCAACACTTCTGTCAATCTGAACCATCTGACCAATCTTCTCTTCAAGAGTCATTCTACCCAACAAGTCCACAACTCGATCTGAAACCTTCTGGTTGGGGTCCTTGTACAGCACATACTCTCCCTGCCCATTACAAACCCACACACAACACATCCATAG
Above is a window of Brassica napus cultivar Da-Ae chromosome A10, Da-Ae, whole genome shotgun sequence DNA encoding:
- the LOC106419345 gene encoding inactive protein RESTRICTED TEV MOVEMENT 2-like, translating into MAARQQPRGTGLEVQYKDFVPKSDWKDQPEAILFTIDLPGFTKEQIKVMYVHASTMIRVTGERPLAGRKWSRFNKVFNVPQNCLANKIHGSFNNNTLTITMPKETITKMPNLPETSKTMADKVEKLEEKRLLEESTRKEKEAEAEKKKKLLEEKEGILRKLQEEAKAKEMAEAKKLQEEAIAKEKAEARRVQEAAIAKEKAEARRLQEEAKAKEMAEARRLQEEVVAKEKAEARRLQEEAKAKEMDEARRLQAEAIAKEKAEARRLQEEAKAKEMAEARRLQEAAMSNEKLLEEAALEKKIQDKKSMDEFVRKEKMKEKLSDSVLEENKTGKGIMEKIRGREITSEEKKLMMNVGVSAFVIFALGAYVSYRPE
- the LOC106419091 gene encoding calponin homology domain-containing protein DDB_G0272472, with protein sequence MAARQQPRGTGLGVQHEDFVPKSEWKNQPKAILLTIDLPGFTKEQIKVTYVHTSKMLKVTGERPLAGPRRWSRFNEVFSVPPNCLVDKIYGTFNNNSLTITMPKKTIRKMPDLPEAPKTGDEKVEKLEEKRFLEESIRKAKEEEAEKKKKLHEEREAILRKLQEEAKTKEMAERRKFQEEAKAKEKFPLTAARQEPRGTGLEVQYLDFVPKYGWKDEREATLLIIDLPGFTKEQIKSTYVHTSNTLRVTGERPLAGPRRWSRFNEVFTVPHNCLVNKIHGNFNNNSLTITMPKETVTKMPDLPEASKTMVQKVEKLDEKRLLEESRRKEKEEEAEKKKKLHEEREAILRKLQEEAKTKEMAERRKFQEEAKAKEKFPLTAARQQPRGTGLEVQYLDFVPKYGWKDEREATLLIIDLPGFTKEQIKSTYVHTSNTLRVTGERPLAGPRRWSRFNEVFTVPHNCLVNKIHGNFNNNSLTITMPKKTIIEMPNLWETYKTVAEKVEKVEKLEEKRLLEESKRKKEEEEAEKKKKLLEEKESILKKLQEEAKAKEVEARKLQEEAKEMVESMRLQEAAIAKERAEAKKLQEEANIKEMAEARKLQEAAIAKELAEARKLLEEAIAEEKAEVRKLQEAAIAKEMAEARRLLEKAIEEEKAEARRLQEIAKENEIAEAKKLQEAKAKEMAEERKLQEETIAKERADARKLQEAAKAKEMAEARKLQGAIIAKQRAEARRLQEEANAKEMAEAKRLQEEAKAKEMATAKKLQERAEAKRLQEETRAKEMVEARKLEQATKTKEMAEARRLQEEAIEKEKAEARKVQEEATTKEKLVEEAALENKIQKNKSVVESVRKEKILMPAKDRKPSELEKASKTGLYKMRSWCWDQTCIWGSKRERENQQKKN
- the LOC106419470 gene encoding beta-glucosidase BoGH3B, which encodes MSKVVWIVGILLWMCCVWVCNGQGEYVLYKDPNQKVSDRVVDLLGRMTLEEKIGQMVQIDRSVATINVMRDYFIGSVLSGGGSSPLPQATAQNWVDMINEYQKGALVSRLGIPMIYGIDAVHGHNNVYNATIFPHNVGLGATRDPDLVKRIGAATAVEVRATGIPYTFAPCIAVCRDPRWGRCYESYSEDHKVVEDMTDVILGLQGEPPSNYNHGVPFVGGRDKVAACAKHYVGDGGTTRGVNENNTVTDLHGLLSIHMPAYADAIYKGVSTVMVSYSSWNGEKMHANTELITGYLKGTLRFKGFVISDWQGVDKISSPPHSNYTASVRAAIQAGIDMVMVPFNFNEFINDLLSLVKSKAIPITRIDDAVSRILLVKFTMGLFENPLADYSFSNELGSQAHRDLAREAVRKSLVLLKNGNKTNPMLPLPRKASKILVAGTHADNLGYQCGGWSITWQGLSGNKNTRGTTILGAIQSAVDQSTEVVFSQNPGAEFIKSNNFSYAIIAVGEPPYAETAGDSDKLTMMDPGPAIVTSTCQAVKCVVVVVSGRPLVMEPYVASIEALVAAWLPGTEGQGITDALFGDHGFSGKLPVTWFRNTEQLPMSYGDSPYDPLFAYGSGLETESVASIVARSTSASAASTKPCLVTVLCLFLFPSLSRVFQKMKSYKSLE